From the genome of Chloroflexota bacterium:
AGTCGCTGCGCGACGCTCCAGTCGCACCAGTGCCTGCCGTTCCCGACGGCCGTCGCGCAGCGACGGAATGACTGTAGGCGGGGGTTTCAACCCCCGACCGCCCGTTCCATGATGCTTCGGGTACACCAATGAACATGCGATCGCCCTGATGCTGCTACCAGTGCAATCGTATGTTGAGCGCGTCGTGCGGCGGCGTCGGGGCTTGAAAGCCCCGCCTACGATCCTGCAGTCGCTTCGCGACGCTGTAGTCTCACCAGTCCCTGTCCGTGCCCGGTGTCCGTCGCGCAGCGACTGCATGCGTGTAGGCGGGGACTTCAGTCCCCGACCGCCCGTTCCATGATGCTTCGGGGACACCAATGAACATGCAATCGCCCTGGACTTGGTTCAGCCCCGGCTGCCGACCTCTTCGAGGCGCGGGCGGCCAGCGACCGCCGGGCCGTGGGCCGACTCACGTGCGGGCAGCGGATGCGGCTCGGCCATCCCGCCGCGCCGGAATGGCCGCCAGCGCCACAGCCGCACGATCAGCCGCTGCAGATCGTCGAAGTAGGTGTACATGCAGGGGACGACCAGCAGGCTCAGGAGCGTGGACGAGAGCATGCCGCCGATGATCACCGAGGCCATGCCCTTGTAGGTCTCGGAGCCTTCCTCCAGGCCGATCGCCAGCGGCGTCAGGCCAGCGACCAGCGCCACGGTCGTCATCAGGATCGGGCGGAGGCGCGTCTCGCCGGCCTCGCGGAGGGCGTCGTTGCGCGCGCGTCCCTGATTGCGGAGCGTGTTGGTGTAGTCGATCAGCAGGATGCCGTTCTTGCCCACCAGCCCCATCAGCACGATCACGCCGATCATCGAGAGCAGGTTCAGCGTGTTGCCGGTCACGGCCAGCCCGACAAACGCGCCGATCACGGCCAGCGGCAGGGCGAACATGGTGGCGAACGGCAGGATCATGCTCTCGTAGAGGGCTGCCAGCAGCATGTACTCCAGGATCACCGAGAGCGCGAGGGCCAGGATCAGGTTGTTGAACGCCTTCGCCTGCTGCTCGCTCTGGCCGCCAAGCGACACGACATAACCGGCTGGGATCGTTCCGTCAGCCGTCATCTCGGTGACCGCCTGCTGCAGCGGTCGTGTCACGTCGTTGAGGGGGACGCCAGCGCCGAGGCTCGCGCCGATGGTCACCAGCCGCTGACGATTGCGGCGGTCAACCGAGGTCGGGCCAGCCACCTCGGACGCCCGGGCCACCTGCCCGACGTTGATCGTCGCGGACTGGCCGCCGCGCGTGGCCGTCATCGGAATCGCCAGGATGCTGCCGACGTCCGCCCGTGCCTGCTCGGCCAGCAGCAGGCGCACGTCCACCTCGTCCTGCCCCTCGGCGCGCAGCTTGGTGGTGACCGAGCCGTCCACGGCGGTCCGCAGCACCTGCGCGAGCTGTTGGGCTGAGACGCCGGAGTCGGCCATCCGCTGCCGGTCCGGGATCACGCGGGTCTCGGGATTCGACGCCGCCACGCTGTTGGTCACGTCGCGCGCGCCAGAGATGCCGGCCAGCGTCTCCTGGACCCTGGCGGCGACCGCCTGGAGCGTCTGCGGATCCTCGCCCGTGATCAGGGCCTGGATCGGCTGGCTGCTGCCACCGCCGCCGCTGGCAGTCGCCACCCGGATTGTGGCGACGGGGATGTCGCGAGTCCGCTCGATGACCTCGTCGGCGATCTGGACGTTCGAGCGATGACGGTCGTGCAGTGGGTACAGCACGATCTGGACGCGACCAAACCGCACGCCACTGCCGCTCGCACCGAAGCCGCTGCCGCCGCCCTGGCCAGATGCCGCCAGGTAGAACTCGATCTCTGGGATGTCCGCGATGCGGCTGTTGATGACCTTGAGCACGTTCTCGGTCGCTTCGAGCGACGACCCTGGCGGCATCTCGACCGTCACCGAGACCTGGCCGTTGTCCGAGGCCGGAATGAACTCGAACTTGATCAGCCCGAGCGGCACCATCGCGATGGCAGCGCCCAGTGTGATGACCGCCGCGAGCACGGGCACCCAGCGGTGCCGGAGCACCCAGGCGATCATCCGGCCGTAGACCTGCCGCGTGCCGTCCATGAACGCTTCGAAGCCGCGCAGAAACAGCCGCCACGGCGTGAACGACGGCTCGTGGTGGCCGCTCTTGAGCCAGCGGGAGGCGAGCATCGGGGTCAGCGTGAACGAGACGAACAGCGAGAGGAGCGTCGCCGCCGCGATCACCAGTCCGAACTGGCGGAAGAAGCCGCCCACCGTACCCGACATGAAGGCAACCGGCGTGAAGACCACCACGTCCACCAGGGTGATGGCGATGGCCGCCAGCCCGATCTCGCTGCGCCCCTTGATGGCGGCGTCCTTTGGCTCCTCGCCCATCTCCAGGTGGCGGAAGATGTTCTCCAGCACCACGATGGAGTCGTCCACCAGCACGCCGATGACCATGACCAGGGCGATGGACGACATCAGGTTCAAGGTGAACCCGAGGAAGAGCATCGCCAGGAAGGTCGTGATCAGCGAGGTCGGGATCGCGAAGAGCACGATGACCGTGCTGCGGAGCGTGTGCAGGAAGACCAGCAGCACCAGGCCTGTCAGCGCGACGGCCTCGATCAGGCTCTGCTGCACGCCCCTGAGCGAGTTGCGCGTGGCGACCGAGTTGTCGCTGATGATCGAGATGCTGGCGCCGCTCGGCAGATCCTTGTTCACCCGCGCGATCTCAGCGCGGACGCCGTCCACCGTGGCGATCTCGTTGCTGCCCGACTGCTTGGTGATCGTCAGCGAGACGGCTTCCTGCCCGTTCAGCCAGGTGCGGCTCGTCGGCTTCTTGAAGGTGTCGACGACCTCGGCGACGTCCACGAGGCGGATGTTCTGGCCACCATTCGTCGGGATCTGGACGGCGCGGATGTCCTCGACGGACTGAAACAGGCCGTAGACTCGCAGGTTGATGCGCTCGCGGCCACGGTCGATGCTGCCGCTGGGCTGGCCCTGGTTCTCCCGCGCGATGGCCTGGGAGACCTGATCGATGGTCAAACCGTAGGCGCGCAGCCGATCCGGGTTGACCAGGATCTGAACCTCGCGCTGGAGGCCGCCGCTGATAGTGACCGAGGCGACGCCGTTCTGCGATTCGAGGCGCGGCTTGATCTTGTCGTCCGCCAGCACGAAGAGCCGGTCGAGTGGCATGTTGCCGTTGAACGCCAGGAAGAGGACCGGCTGCAGCCCGGGATCGAGCTTCAAGACGGACGGCGTGTCAGCATCTGCCGGCAACTGGTTGACCACCGCGCCGACGCGCCGCTGCACGTCGATGGCGGCCGTGTCCGTGTTGGCTGAGTCCAGAAAGGTAATGGTGATCTGCGAGCGGCCCTCCGCCGACGACGACTGCAGCACGTCGATGTCGGCGATGCCGGCAATGGCGTCCTGGAGCGGCTGGGTCACCAGCCGGTCGACATCGTCAGGCGACGCACCCGAGTACGTCGTGACGACGGTCACGACCGGAAAATTGATGCTCGGGAACAGCTCGGCATTCAGGCGGCTGAACGAGACGAGGCCAAGAATGACCATCGCCGAGATCACCATGAGGATGAAGACCGGGCGGGTGATGGCGACGCGTGTCAGACCCATCTCGGCGGATGCACTCCTGCAGAAACTGGAGAGGCGTGAGCGACGCGACCAGGTGCTTCGGGCATCGGCCCGTCAGGCCCTCAGGCGAGAGAACGGACGAAGCGCGCACTGAGGGATGATTCGAACGTACCGGACAGTTCTAGCATATCGAAGTATCCCCGCTGCCCTCCGCTCAGGGTATTCCAGAGGTGTCACCATTCTGTGAACGAGGCCGTGCATTTTGCCCCGGCCGCTCGCGAGACCGGTACTATTTCGATGCACATGAACTATTAGACCGAAGGAAAGTGTCCGTTGGCAATCCCCGCCCCTGACCGGTTCGTCGCCGCTACGGATTCGCCCGCCACCCAGGCGGACGACCCGCGCGTCGAGCAGATCTGCCTGATGTTCCACGGCTTCATGAAGGCGCTACACGCGCTCGACAATCCCAGCTGGGGCAGCCTCGACCTGACCATGAGCCAGCTCAAGACGATCATGCTGCTGGTGGACACGGGCGGCCTGACCGGACGCGACCTTGTCGAACGGTTGAAGGTGGGTGCGCCCGCCGTGACGGCGGTCGTGGATCGCCTGGTGCAGCGCGGCTACGCGCGGCGCGAAGAGGACCGAGCCGACCGGCGGATCTCGTGGGCGCGGCCCACCGACAAGGCGACCGCGCTCTTCGAGCGGATCCATGCGACGCACCGCGCGCGGCTTGCCGACATTCTGAAGACGATCCCGGCCGACCAGCTTGACACCGTGCTGTCGGCCATCACCACGCTCGAGGTGGCTGCAGTGCAGCAGGCCGGCCTCACACCACGTACTGGGAAGGCCTGTTCATGATCTCCGCTCCGCACCACTCGGCGTCCGGTCGCCCGTCGTCGCCGACGATCACCCAGATCCTGGCGACGCTCGCGGCCATCATCCTCGGCGCGTTCATGTCGATCCTGGACGCGACCATCGTCAACGTGGCGCTCCCGACGTTCGGACGCGTCTTCGAGACCAGCATCCAGTCGCTCCAGTGGATCATCACCGGGTACATGCTGGCGTCGGCTGCCGTCATCCCGATCTCGGGCTGGCTCAGCGACCGCTACGGCTCGAAACGGGTCTACCTGACGGCGCTGGTGATGTTCACGCTCGGCTCGGCGCTCTGCGCGGCGGCCACCACGGCCCCGATGCTCGCGCTGTTCCGGGTGATCCAGGGGCTTGGCGGCGGCATGCTGATGCCGGTCGGCATGGCCGTCCTCTTCCGCGTCTCGCCGCCCGAGAAGCGCGGCGCAGTCATGGGCATCTTCGGCATCCCGATGCTGCTCGGACCGGCCCTCGGTCCGGTCATCTCGGGCTGGCTGCTGGAGATCGCTTCCTGGCCGTGGATCTTCCTGATCAACGTGCCGGTGGGCGTCGTCGCCGTCTACATCGGGATCCGGTCGCTGCCGAGCTTCGCGAGCGAGAGCTCCCAGGCGCCGCTCGACCTCGTCGGGCTGGTGCTCGGCCCGATAGCGTTCTCGGCCCTGACCTACGGCATCAGCGAGAGCACCGAGTACGGCTGGACCGGTCTGCCGACCCTGGTCGGCGTCGGCGTCGGCTTTCTGGCGCTGATCGGATTCGTCGCACGGCAACTGACCACGGCCCATCCGCTGATCGAGCTACGGGTGTTCACGAGCCGCGATTTCAGCGTCGCCATCCTGGCCCAGTGGCTGATGATCTTCGGCATGTTCGGGACGTTCTTCCTGATTCCGGTCTTTCTCCAGCAGGTGCGTGGCTACTCCCCGCTCCAGACGGGCTTGCTGACGCTGCCAAACGCGGTGGTGGCCGCCTGCACCATGCCGCTGGCTGGCCGGCTGTTCGACCGCTTCGGGGCGCGCCCGCCGGTCGTGGTGGGGTTGAGCATCGTGGTTGTCGCGTTCTGGCTGCTCTCGGGCCTGAACGCGGGGACGACGACCTTCGAGCTGATCCTGGCCCTGGCGATCATGGGCGGTGGCATGGGCATGGCGATGATGCCGCTGGGGACACACGTCCTCAACACGGCGCCACGCAACCTCGTCAGCCGGGTCACGTCGCTCAGCGGGGCCTGCCAGAACGTCGTGTCGTCGCTGGCGGTGGCGACCTTCGCGACGCTGCTCCAGGGGCGGATGCTGGCGAACGCCGCCGGCAGTGCACAGACCACCACGGCCCAGGCCCAGGCGTTCGGGGATGTCTACGGCTCGGCGCTGTGGGTGATCGTGTTCGCGGCGCTGGTCGTGCTGACCTTGCGACGGCCGGCCCCGAACCCGCACGGCGGCCAGCATCAGCGTGAGGTGGTATCGTCCGTCGCGTGAGTGAGTCGCCGGCGCCAACTCCCGCGCCAACCCCCACGCCAACCATCGCTGTCGGGGCGCCGCCCGTGCCCCGACAGCCCGCTGTGCCGCGTGTCGAGCATGGCGGGCCAGACTATGCTGAGCTGGCGACCCTCGGCATTCGCGCCGACGCCCTGCTGGACTTCAGCGTCAACAAGAACCCCCTCGGCGCATCCCCGCGCGCGCTGCGGGCGCTCGACCTTGTGGACGTATCCGTCTATCCGGACGACCGTTGCCTGCGGCTGCGGGCCGCGCTGGCGACGGCCCACGCGGTGCGTGACGACGAGGTGCTGGTCGGCAACGGCTCGGTCGAGCTGATCTGGCTGCTGGCCGAGGCGTACCTCGCGCCGGGCGACACGGCGCTGATCCTCGGCCCGACCTTCGGCGAGTATGAGGCCGGGGCACGCCGAGCCGGCGCGACGGTCGTGCAGCTGGACGCCTCCGAGCGCGATGGATTTCGTCCCGATCTGCCAACCGTCTGCGCCGAGATCGAGCGGCTGCGCCCGCGCGTCGTGTTCGTCTGTAACCCGAACAACCCGACCGGCCAGGCGCTGGACCCTGAGGCGCTCCGGTCGATGCTCGCGAGCCTGAGCGACGGGCTGTTGGTCGTCGATGAGGCGTACATCGAGCTTGCCGAAGGCGTCGAGAGCGCCGACGCCCTCCGCCGTGAAGACCGGCGGCTGGTGGTGTTGCGCTCGCTGACGAAGAGTCACGGGCTGGCGGGGCTGCGACTCGGCTACCTGCTGGCCGACCCCGAGGTCGGGCGGGCGATCAGCCTGTCGCAGCCGCCCTGGAGCGTCAACGCCTACGCCCAGGCGGCCGGGCTGGCCGCCCTCGGCGACGACGAGTACCTGCGCGAAGGTCGGCGGCTGGCCCGCCGTGCCCGCGCGCTGCTGGTGGACGGGCTGGAGCAGCTCGGATTCTCCTGCGTGCCGACCCGTGCGAGCTTCTGGCTCGTCCGCGTCGGAGATGGCCAGCAGGTACGGACCGAGCTGTTGCGGCGTGGCATCCTGGTACGAGATGCCCGCTCATTCGGACTGCCGGCGTATATCCGTGTGTCAGTTCGGCCGCTGGACGAGTGCGAGCGCCTGCTGGCGGTGCTCTCCGGCTTGGTATCCTCCGGCGTACTCCCCGGCGATCAGGTGACGTGATGGCGCGCGTGCTGGTGGTTGACGACGAGCCTACCCTCGTAGACACGATCCGTTACAGCCTCCGCCGTGACGGCTTCGACGTGCATGTCGCGATGGACGGCAACGAGGCGCTGAAGCTGGCGCGGGCGAGCATGCCTGACCTCGTCGTGCTGGACCTGATGTTGCCCGGCATCGACGGCCTCGAAGTGTGCCGCCAGCTGCGGCGCGAGAGCACCGTCCCGATCCTGATGCTCACCGCCAAGGACGACGAGATCGACAAGATCGTCGGGCTGGAGGTTGGGGCTGACGACTACATGACGAAGCCGTTCAGCATGCGTGAGCTGCTGGCGCGGATTCGGGCCATGCTGCGCCGCTCGCGGATGACCCAGCAGGCCGCCGACGAAGAAGGTCCCCAGGCGGTGCGCTCCGGCGATCTGGAGGTCGATCCGCTCCAGCGCAGGGTGACGTTGGGTGAGCGTGTCCTGCAACTCAAGCCGAAGGAGTTCGACCTGCTGATCTACCTGATGCAGCATCGCGGGCAGGTCCTGACGCGCGACCAGCTTCTGGAGAAGGTCTGGGGCTACACCTTCGGCGGCGACACGCGCACGGTCGACGTCCACATCCGCTGGCTGCGCGAGAAGGTCGAAGAGGATCCTGGCTCGCCGCGCCGCCTGGAGACGGTGCGGGGCGTCGGCTATCGCTTCGTCAGCTGACGGCCAGGGGCGGCTTGCCCCCATGGCCCGCGCGGCGTCGGAACGTTAACCGCCACTTTACGTTGACGCCATTCCGGTTAAGGGTGGCTTAAGCGGGCCTGCCTACCCTTCCTGCGAGGCCTCGGGATGGGGCCGTACCAGGAAAGGACCGTCGGCATGGACATCGCGGTGATGATTCCGACACCGATCGTCGAGCATGACGGACGTCGACCCGAACGCTGCGACCGCTGCGGCTCGCAGGGGTTCAACCTCCACCAGCGAGCTTCCAAGGCACTCAAGGATCCGCTGACGTTGCGCGCGGACGTCATCCGCTTCATCTGCAAGCGCTGCCGCAAGACCACCAGGCTCTATCCCCCCGGCGTGGACAGCGCCCGCCAGACTGTTGCGCTGCGGCAGGCCAGCGTGCTGCTCTACTGGCTCGGGCTCTCCTACGATGGCATCCGTGAGCTGCTCGGCCACCTCGACAGCCCGCTCTCGAAGGCGACGGTCTGGGCGAACGTCCGAGCCAGTGGCCTGCTCGGCAACCGCCACCGGCTGCGGGCCGATGCCGGCACCCTCTCGATCCAGCATCGAACGGACGGCGGTGCAGCGAACATGCTGCTGCGCGGCCGGGCCGTGTCCCTGGAGCTGGTGCGGACGCCGCTCGAGCTGAGCCTGACCGTCAGTACCCTGCAGCCGGAGGCCGCCCGGCTGGTGTATCGCCGGTTGGAAGAGGCGACCCGCCGCCTTGGCCTCGAGACGACGGCTCCGCAGCTTCGCGAGGTCGTTCACGGCTGATCCCGACCGCCCGGATGCAGGCGATCTCATCCGAACAGCACGCGGGCCGGGGGCCTTCAGCCTCCGGCTCTCGGTGTGCGTGGAACGATCAGGCCTTGAACGGTTTGAGCGGGTGGTCGAACGTCGGGCTGGCGTAGGTGCGCACGCGGGCGCGCTGCTGGCGGATGTACTCCAGCCCGCGCTGCAGGCCATAGTCGCTCACGTCGTGCAGGCCGATGAAGTCGATGCCGTTATCCACGCCGAACCCGACGAGGTTGCCCTGCTGGTCGAGGTGTGCCGTCACGCCCAGCTCGAAGTAGCGGTGATCCTCGTCAGCCGCCGTCCCGAGGTAGTGGTAGGCCCGCCAGCTCACGTCGTCGGCTGAGGGTACGATCCGCCAGGGGGGGCGTCGCCACGGCAACCGCGGGCCGCCGCCATCCCACGAGCGCCGAGCCGCCTGCGCCAGAATCGGTTGAACCAGCGGATCGAGCTTCGCCGAGGCGTCGCGCTTCAAGTGCAGCCAGGCGTCAGCACGGTCGTCGAGCATCGTCTCCTCGGGCGCGGTGGTGTCGGATGAAGTGGCAACACGCAAGGAGCCGCGCCTTCGCAGACGCGGCTCCCGTGATTGTAGCCAGATCCTGTCGGCGATGAGGCCAGTCGTCCCCGCGCTGAGGGCCGGGTCAGCGCGACGCTGCGCGTTCTTGCTCTTCTGTCCGGCGGGCGTCCTGCCGGCGCAGCGACGCGTAGCACTGCCAGCAGATGTAGCCACGGCCGTTGGTCAGCGGAATCGGCCGCCGCTCTTCATATCCCTGGCCGATGAGGATGGTGCACACCCGGCAATGCACCGGTCCTCGGGGCCGAGGCAGGTCACGATGCTGCATGCCACCCTTCCAAGGAACCGTCCAGGCCCCGCTGGGACAGCGCTCATAGCCGCGACACTGGCCCTGCCTGACGCGCAGAAATCGACAGCCCTGTGACGTTTCACAGGCGCATCACTGCCAGTATAGCGACAGTTCGTGCGCGCGAAAACCCTTTCCTCGCGCAGCGCAACCCTGAGCTTGGCCCCGAGAATCGACGCTCTGAACGTGGCTATGAGCGGTCGCGGTCGGCGGTCAGCTCGGACACGACCGCGACAGGATCGGTCAGCAGGTGGATCAGCTTCGCATCGCTGGCATCCTCCAGCCCGAACGCGGCAGCAAGCTGCATCGTCTGGAGCGCCGCCGATGCCGTGACCATCGGGACGCCGAACGCGCGGCCCGTCTCAAGCACCAGCGGCATGTCCTTCTCGGTGAAGATTCGCAGGCTCGATCCGGTCTGGAAGCCGCCGTCGAGCATCGCGCCGACGCGGCTGACGAAGATCTGGCTGCGGGCCTGTCCGGTGATCAGGAGGTCGTAGACTTGCTGGAGATCGGCGCCGGCCGCCCGCGCCAACGCCATCGCCTCGGCAGCGGCCGCGAGGTGCGTGCCGACCAGCAGCTGGTTGACCATTTTGATCATCTGGCCCTGGCCCGGCTCCGTCCCGACCTGGAACACCTGGCCGGACATCGGTTTGAGGATCGGTGCGGCGGCGGCCAGATCCACGGCCGCCCCCGACGCGATGACCGTCAGCGTGCCGGCCTGCGCCCCCGACGCCCCGCCGGTCACCGGCGCGTCCACGACCCGAAAGCCGCGCGCCGTGATGTCGGCCGCCAGCGCGCGCAGGGCGACCGGGCCGATGGTCGCCATCAGGATCACGAGGCCGCCCGGATCGAGCGTCTCCAGCGCACCGTTGGGGCCGAACAACGCCGCGCGTTCCTGGTCGGCGTCGAACGGGATGGCGGCGACGACCTGTGCTCCCCGGGCAGCGTCGGCCGGCGTGGCGGCGGCCCGTCCACCGCGCTCGGCAAGCTGCGCCGAGCGCTCCGCTGCCACGTCGAAGCCGGCAACCTCGAAGCCAGCCTCGGCGAGGTTGCAGGCCATCGGCAGGCCCATCGCCCCCAGCCCAAGGAATGCCACCCGCACGAGGTCCGTTGCCATCGCTTCGCCACCCCTCCAGCGCGTGACCCGAGACGCGCTCACCCGTCTGTCACGAAGATCCAGGCGCCGCCCTGGCGCGACGGTCTCCGCGCTACGCGTGCAGCCAGGTCTCCGAGAACGCCAGGAACGCCATGCTGCTCTGCGTCCCGAACACGTCGCGAGGGCCGACCACGCCGGCGCCTGTCACGCCGTTCGCCACGACCTCGGCCCCACTCGCCGGCACGAACAGCGAGAACATCTCGTGCTTGCCCGTGGCCGACTGCTCCTTGAGGTACTCGACGAAGAATGGCTCCCGGAGCGACTTCCAGGCCAGCCGAACGTCAACGCCCGGACCGGTGATCGTCTCGACCCAGTCGGTTGACTGGTTGCCGCTGTGCTGGAAGCTTGCGGCTGGCGTGTAGGTCAGCCCGTCGAGCGCAGGGATGCCCCGCCACGCACCGAAGTAGCTCAGGAAGTCGGACTGCAGGTAGCGCGCGAGCGGCTCGTTGTCGGTGAAGCAGGCGTTCACCACGGCGTCGCCGCCCTTGAGCAGCGGGTCGGTCAGCACGAACGCGGCGTGGCCCGGCCCGTGCGGCGAGACCACCACCCTGAAGAACGAGACCAGGCAGGTC
Proteins encoded in this window:
- a CDS encoding efflux RND transporter permease subunit, translated to MGLTRVAITRPVFILMVISAMVILGLVSFSRLNAELFPSINFPVVTVVTTYSGASPDDVDRLVTQPLQDAIAGIADIDVLQSSSAEGRSQITITFLDSANTDTAAIDVQRRVGAVVNQLPADADTPSVLKLDPGLQPVLFLAFNGNMPLDRLFVLADDKIKPRLESQNGVASVTISGGLQREVQILVNPDRLRAYGLTIDQVSQAIARENQGQPSGSIDRGRERINLRVYGLFQSVEDIRAVQIPTNGGQNIRLVDVAEVVDTFKKPTSRTWLNGQEAVSLTITKQSGSNEIATVDGVRAEIARVNKDLPSGASISIISDNSVATRNSLRGVQQSLIEAVALTGLVLLVFLHTLRSTVIVLFAIPTSLITTFLAMLFLGFTLNLMSSIALVMVIGVLVDDSIVVLENIFRHLEMGEEPKDAAIKGRSEIGLAAIAITLVDVVVFTPVAFMSGTVGGFFRQFGLVIAAATLLSLFVSFTLTPMLASRWLKSGHHEPSFTPWRLFLRGFEAFMDGTRQVYGRMIAWVLRHRWVPVLAAVITLGAAIAMVPLGLIKFEFIPASDNGQVSVTVEMPPGSSLEATENVLKVINSRIADIPEIEFYLAASGQGGGSGFGASGSGVRFGRVQIVLYPLHDRHRSNVQIADEVIERTRDIPVATIRVATASGGGGSSQPIQALITGEDPQTLQAVAARVQETLAGISGARDVTNSVAASNPETRVIPDRQRMADSGVSAQQLAQVLRTAVDGSVTTKLRAEGQDEVDVRLLLAEQARADVGSILAIPMTATRGGQSATINVGQVARASEVAGPTSVDRRNRQRLVTIGASLGAGVPLNDVTRPLQQAVTEMTADGTIPAGYVVSLGGQSEQQAKAFNNLILALALSVILEYMLLAALYESMILPFATMFALPLAVIGAFVGLAVTGNTLNLLSMIGVIVLMGLVGKNGILLIDYTNTLRNQGRARNDALREAGETRLRPILMTTVALVAGLTPLAIGLEEGSETYKGMASVIIGGMLSSTLLSLLVVPCMYTYFDDLQRLIVRLWRWRPFRRGGMAEPHPLPARESAHGPAVAGRPRLEEVGSRG
- a CDS encoding MarR family transcriptional regulator; amino-acid sequence: MFHGFMKALHALDNPSWGSLDLTMSQLKTIMLLVDTGGLTGRDLVERLKVGAPAVTAVVDRLVQRGYARREEDRADRRISWARPTDKATALFERIHATHRARLADILKTIPADQLDTVLSAITTLEVAAVQQAGLTPRTGKACS
- a CDS encoding DHA2 family efflux MFS transporter permease subunit, whose amino-acid sequence is MISAPHHSASGRPSSPTITQILATLAAIILGAFMSILDATIVNVALPTFGRVFETSIQSLQWIITGYMLASAAVIPISGWLSDRYGSKRVYLTALVMFTLGSALCAAATTAPMLALFRVIQGLGGGMLMPVGMAVLFRVSPPEKRGAVMGIFGIPMLLGPALGPVISGWLLEIASWPWIFLINVPVGVVAVYIGIRSLPSFASESSQAPLDLVGLVLGPIAFSALTYGISESTEYGWTGLPTLVGVGVGFLALIGFVARQLTTAHPLIELRVFTSRDFSVAILAQWLMIFGMFGTFFLIPVFLQQVRGYSPLQTGLLTLPNAVVAACTMPLAGRLFDRFGARPPVVVGLSIVVVAFWLLSGLNAGTTTFELILALAIMGGGMGMAMMPLGTHVLNTAPRNLVSRVTSLSGACQNVVSSLAVATFATLLQGRMLANAAGSAQTTTAQAQAFGDVYGSALWVIVFAALVVLTLRRPAPNPHGGQHQREVVSSVA
- a CDS encoding histidinol-phosphate aminotransferase family protein: MSESPAPTPAPTPTPTIAVGAPPVPRQPAVPRVEHGGPDYAELATLGIRADALLDFSVNKNPLGASPRALRALDLVDVSVYPDDRCLRLRAALATAHAVRDDEVLVGNGSVELIWLLAEAYLAPGDTALILGPTFGEYEAGARRAGATVVQLDASERDGFRPDLPTVCAEIERLRPRVVFVCNPNNPTGQALDPEALRSMLASLSDGLLVVDEAYIELAEGVESADALRREDRRLVVLRSLTKSHGLAGLRLGYLLADPEVGRAISLSQPPWSVNAYAQAAGLAALGDDEYLREGRRLARRARALLVDGLEQLGFSCVPTRASFWLVRVGDGQQVRTELLRRGILVRDARSFGLPAYIRVSVRPLDECERLLAVLSGLVSSGVLPGDQVT
- a CDS encoding response regulator transcription factor; this translates as MARVLVVDDEPTLVDTIRYSLRRDGFDVHVAMDGNEALKLARASMPDLVVLDLMLPGIDGLEVCRQLRRESTVPILMLTAKDDEIDKIVGLEVGADDYMTKPFSMRELLARIRAMLRRSRMTQQAADEEGPQAVRSGDLEVDPLQRRVTLGERVLQLKPKEFDLLIYLMQHRGQVLTRDQLLEKVWGYTFGGDTRTVDVHIRWLREKVEEDPGSPRRLETVRGVGYRFVS
- a CDS encoding NAD(P)-dependent oxidoreductase, translated to MATDLVRVAFLGLGAMGLPMACNLAEAGFEVAGFDVAAERSAQLAERGGRAAATPADAARGAQVVAAIPFDADQERAALFGPNGALETLDPGGLVILMATIGPVALRALAADITARGFRVVDAPVTGGASGAQAGTLTVIASGAAVDLAAAAPILKPMSGQVFQVGTEPGQGQMIKMVNQLLVGTHLAAAAEAMALARAAGADLQQVYDLLITGQARSQIFVSRVGAMLDGGFQTGSSLRIFTEKDMPLVLETGRAFGVPMVTASAALQTMQLAAAFGLEDASDAKLIHLLTDPVAVVSELTADRDRS